One Eublepharis macularius isolate TG4126 chromosome 6, MPM_Emac_v1.0, whole genome shotgun sequence DNA segment encodes these proteins:
- the PAQR9 gene encoding membrane progestin receptor epsilon produces the protein MPAGLAARGQAPLGAASPPLRPPRRAAPLLRWDEVPDDFVECFILSGYRRLHSTAQECLASVLQPTNETLNFWTHFLPLLLFAGKFCRLLLLRGAGDLPFHHPFLLPLWCYASGVLLTFAMSCTAHVFSCLSLRLRAAFFYLDYASISYYGFASTMAYYYYLLPGLSLLEPRALSRYLLQRLGWHVDCSAPLAFYSALLLPVAFLLAVACTVACCKSRSDWCAYPFAIRTFVFAMPLSMACPIMLESLLFDLKGHNPTLFVYFYRRYFWLLVAAFFNVSKIPERIQPGLFDIIGHSHQFFHIFTFLSIYDQMFYVEEGLRHFLQEPAPASPTFTGTVGYMLLLILCLALVIRRFLNAPECGKQD, from the coding sequence ATGCCCGCCGGCCTCGCCGCCCGGGGCCAGGCGCCCCTCGGTGCCGCCTCGCCGCCGCTTCGCCCCCCGCGCCGGGCCGCCCCGCTGCTGCGCTGGGACGAGGTGCCGGACGACTTCGTGGAGTGCTTCATCCTGTCGGGCTACCGGCGGCTGCACAGCACGGCGCAGGAGTGCCTGGCGTCGGTGCTGCAGCCCACCAACGAGACGCTCAACTTCTGGACGCACTTCCTCCCGCTGCTGCTCTTCGCCGGCAAGTTCTGCCGCCTGCTGCTGCTACGCGGCGCCGGCGACCTGCCCTTCCACCACCCCTTCTTGCTGCCGCTGTGGTGCTACGCGTCGGGCGTGCTGCTCACCTTTGCCATGAGCTGCACTGCCCATGTGTTCAGCTGCCTCTCGCTGCGCCTGCGCGCCGCCTTCTTCTACCTGGACTACGCCTCCATCAGCTATTACGGCTTCGCCAGCACCATGGCTTACTACTACTACCTGCTGCCCGGGCTGAGCCTGCTGGAGCCGCGCGCGCTCAGCCGCTATCTGCTGCAGCGCCTGGGCTGGCACGTGGACTGCAGCGCGCCTCTAGCCTTCTACAGCGCGCTGCTGCTGCCCGTGGCCTTCCTGCTGGCCGTGGCCTGCACCGTGGCGTGTTGCAAGAGCCGCTCCGACTGGTGCGCCTACCCCTTCGCCATCCGCACCTTCGTCTTCGCCATGCCACTCAGCATGGCCTGCCCCATCATGCTCGAGAGCCTCCTCTTCGACCTCAAGGGCCACAACCCCACCCTTTTCGTCTACTTCTACCGCCGCTACTTCTGGCTCCTCGTGGCTGCCTTTTTCAATGTCAGCAAGATCCCCGAGCGGATCCAGCCGGGCCTCTTCGACATCATCGGCCACAGCCACCAGTTCTTCCACATCTTCACCTTCCTCAGCATCTACGACCAGATGTTCTACGTCGAGGAAGGCCTGCGGCACTTCCTGCAAGAACCTGCGCCCGCCTCGCCCACTTTCACGGGCACCGTCGGCTACATGCTGCTTTTGATACTGTGCCTGGCCTTGGTCATCCGGAGGTTTTTAAACGCCCCAGAGTGCGGCAAGCAAGACTGA